One part of the Aurantibacillus circumpalustris genome encodes these proteins:
- a CDS encoding WG repeat-containing protein, whose translation MKKKYETSHSHLMLQQLKIFVLFGFFLFSGFVAKSSKLEKGYEALRIYNYFQARKLFYEIQNKKPNAYSSFGLAVIFSRHDNPFHNIDSAGKYIKLSFHTYIAAVQSQTLSGFVIDSTAILKLADTISQKMYRNISGLNSINAYEFFLQNYYLANSKLIKEVVYARDEFEFNHVHETNNSDSTKQFMVLHPQSPFYREAFLLLESQLYNENTFIGTAEAYISFLKMYPNNNMVKTAHEKLFSIYRQQKDSAGLAFFVKNYPSAYQTIEAWKLLFSLSVKAFSFDELKSFVNKYPNFPLKTSILHELELNKIILYPYQLNDFVGFIDTKGKFVIKPKYDAASDFYEGLSVVSKDDSVFFINKQNVNPFSKIYSEAAVFKNGIAPVKQNNKWVFINRQGQTISRFYDEINELSDNVYVVKTDSKYGALDHFGQNIIEPKFDKLGDFKNGYAYFMDKGLYGFISKSGTVHRAEFEWISDFSAAQIAIVKQQNKYGLINVFGKKILEPLYDQILRTDTNVFIVILNNQYGFFTSAGCFLTPIAYDYTIENTPQYYTNGSLFKLIKKDEQSFVDANGRTYINFGAYQEINFPVNGLLRVKLKNKYGYVDRKLTNVIPYKFSQAQDFSDSLALVKLKENNAIITIKGVEVFFTGAEIVKISSHYFSVNDDARSIINQRGDLIYTEVDNVQKINNLLIVTLNTGEIKLIYD comes from the coding sequence ATGAAAAAAAAATACGAAACTTCACACTCTCATTTGATGCTGCAACAACTTAAAATATTTGTACTCTTTGGTTTTTTTCTTTTTTCTGGTTTTGTTGCAAAGTCTTCAAAGTTGGAAAAAGGATATGAAGCCTTAAGAATTTACAACTATTTTCAAGCGCGTAAATTATTTTATGAAATTCAAAATAAAAAACCAAATGCATATTCTTCTTTTGGCCTAGCAGTTATATTTAGTCGGCACGACAATCCGTTTCACAACATAGATAGTGCTGGTAAATACATAAAGCTAAGTTTTCATACGTACATAGCTGCTGTGCAATCTCAAACATTGTCTGGTTTTGTTATTGATAGTACCGCAATTTTAAAACTAGCTGATACCATTTCACAAAAGATGTACCGAAATATTAGCGGGTTAAATTCAATTAATGCATATGAGTTTTTTCTGCAGAATTATTATCTCGCAAATTCAAAATTAATTAAAGAGGTTGTTTACGCCAGAGATGAGTTTGAATTTAATCATGTACATGAAACTAACAACAGCGATTCTACAAAGCAGTTCATGGTCTTGCATCCTCAAAGCCCTTTTTACCGTGAAGCTTTTTTGTTATTGGAAAGCCAGTTATACAATGAAAATACTTTTATTGGAACTGCTGAGGCTTATATATCTTTTTTAAAAATGTATCCAAATAATAACATGGTAAAAACCGCACACGAAAAATTGTTCAGCATTTACCGCCAACAAAAAGATAGTGCAGGTTTGGCTTTTTTTGTAAAAAATTACCCAAGCGCATACCAAACCATCGAAGCGTGGAAGCTTCTTTTTTCTTTAAGCGTAAAAGCATTTTCATTTGATGAATTAAAAAGTTTTGTAAACAAATACCCTAACTTCCCTCTAAAAACATCGATACTGCATGAATTGGAACTGAATAAAATTATACTCTACCCATACCAACTAAATGATTTTGTAGGATTTATAGATACCAAGGGTAAGTTTGTCATTAAACCTAAATACGATGCGGCAAGCGATTTTTATGAAGGACTATCAGTGGTTTCAAAAGACGATTCGGTATTTTTTATAAATAAACAAAACGTAAATCCGTTTTCAAAAATATATTCAGAAGCAGCAGTTTTTAAAAATGGAATAGCACCTGTAAAACAAAACAATAAATGGGTTTTTATTAATAGGCAAGGTCAAACTATTTCGCGATTTTACGATGAAATTAATGAGTTGTCTGATAATGTATATGTAGTAAAAACGGATTCTAAATATGGAGCTTTAGACCATTTTGGTCAAAATATAATAGAACCTAAATTTGATAAACTAGGCGATTTTAAAAATGGCTATGCGTATTTTATGGATAAAGGTTTATATGGGTTTATCTCAAAAAGCGGCACGGTACACAGAGCAGAGTTCGAATGGATTTCTGATTTTAGTGCAGCGCAAATCGCAATTGTGAAGCAACAAAATAAATATGGTTTAATAAATGTTTTTGGAAAAAAAATACTTGAACCGCTCTACGATCAAATACTTAGAACCGATACAAATGTGTTTATAGTTATTTTAAATAATCAATACGGTTTTTTTACTTCCGCAGGTTGTTTCTTAACTCCAATAGCGTATGATTATACTATTGAAAATACGCCACAGTATTACACAAACGGATCCTTATTTAAATTGATAAAAAAAGATGAGCAATCTTTCGTAGATGCTAACGGTCGTACTTATATTAATTTTGGAGCTTATCAGGAAATTAATTTTCCGGTGAATGGTTTATTGCGTGTAAAACTAAAAAACAAATATGGGTACGTCGATCGCAAACTGACAAATGTAATTCCTTATAAATTCAGCCAGGCGCAGGATTTTTCAGACAGTTTAGCTCTTGTTAAGTTAAAAGAAAATAATGCAATTATAACAATAAAAGGTGTTGAGGTTTTTTTTACCGGTGCAGAAATCGTAAAAATATCATCACATTATTTTAGTGTGAACGACGACGCTAGATCTATTATAAATCAGAGGGGAGACCTCATTTATACTGAGGTGGATAATGTTCAGAAAATAAATAATCTGCTAATTGTTACTCTAAATACAGGAGAAATAAAATTGATATACGATTAA
- the serC gene encoding 3-phosphoserine/phosphohydroxythreonine transaminase has product MSKVHNFSAGPGILPAEVLKQASEACINFDNLNLSLLEISHRSKNFEAVMDEARSTVKELLGVGDEYEVVYLGGGASLQFAMVPYNLLKTDGYAAYVNTGVWANKAIKEAKIIGNTKVIASSEDKNYNYIPKGYEIPKDADYVHITSNNTIYGTQIKEFPNSSIPVVCDMSSDIFSRKVDAKKFALIYAGAQKNMGPAGSTMVMVKKDSLGKTGRKMLSMLDYQVHIKGGSMYNTPPVFPIYVTLLTMQWLKKNGGIAWIEKLNQQKSDAIYNEIDRNSLFYGSTAVEDRSQMNVCFLMNKPELEPEFDKFWKDAGISGIRGHRDVGGYRASLYNALPLESVNVLVDVMKAFEKKFA; this is encoded by the coding sequence ATGAGTAAAGTTCACAATTTTAGCGCGGGCCCAGGAATTTTGCCTGCAGAAGTATTAAAGCAAGCATCTGAAGCCTGTATTAATTTTGATAATCTTAATTTGTCATTACTAGAAATTTCGCACAGAAGCAAAAATTTCGAAGCGGTAATGGACGAAGCAAGATCAACTGTAAAAGAATTATTAGGAGTAGGGGATGAGTACGAGGTTGTTTATTTAGGAGGAGGTGCAAGTTTGCAATTCGCAATGGTTCCATACAATCTTTTAAAAACAGATGGCTACGCAGCTTACGTAAACACAGGCGTTTGGGCAAACAAAGCCATTAAAGAAGCAAAAATAATTGGTAATACAAAAGTGATCGCTTCTTCTGAAGATAAGAACTATAACTACATTCCTAAAGGATATGAAATTCCTAAGGACGCAGATTATGTGCACATTACAAGTAACAATACCATCTATGGCACACAAATTAAAGAGTTTCCTAATTCGTCAATACCAGTAGTATGCGACATGAGTTCTGACATTTTTAGCCGCAAAGTAGATGCTAAAAAGTTTGCTCTTATTTATGCAGGCGCTCAAAAAAACATGGGTCCTGCCGGAAGCACCATGGTTATGGTAAAAAAAGATTCACTTGGAAAAACAGGAAGAAAAATGCTTTCGATGTTAGATTACCAAGTTCACATCAAGGGCGGTTCTATGTACAACACGCCACCCGTGTTTCCAATTTATGTTACTCTGTTAACCATGCAGTGGCTTAAGAAAAATGGGGGCATTGCTTGGATCGAAAAACTAAATCAACAAAAATCAGACGCCATTTATAACGAAATAGATAGAAACTCTTTGTTTTATGGTAGCACAGCGGTAGAAGATCGCAGCCAAATGAACGTATGTTTCTTAATGAACAAACCCGAATTAGAACCCGAATTTGATAAGTTCTGGAAAGATGCCGGAATCAGCGGTATTCGTGGACACAGGGATGTAGGCGGTTACAGAGCATCCTTATACAACGCTTTACCTCTAGAAAGTGTAAATGTTCTGGTTGATGTAATGAAAGCTTTTGAAAAGAAGTTTGCTTAA
- the rpoC gene encoding DNA-directed RNA polymerase subunit beta', translated as MALRRDNKQKSNFSKITISLASPETILRRSSGEVLKPETINYRTYKPERDGLFCERIFGPVKDYECHCGKYKRIRYKGIVCDRCGVEVTEKKVRRERMGHINLVVPVAHIWYFRSLPNKIGYLLGLPTKKLDMIIYYERYVVINAGAAAENGINYLDFLTEEEYLNVVDTLPKENALLDDADPNKFIAKMGAESIADLLSRLNLDDLSYDLRHKANTETSQQRKNEALKRLQVIEAFRQANQNVVNRPEWMIVKVVPVIPPELRPLVPLDGGRFATSDLNDLYRRVIIRNNRLKRLIEIKAPDVILRNEKRMLQESVDSLFDNSRKSNAVKTDSNRPLKSLSDSLKGKQGRFRQNLLGKRVDYSARSVIVVGPELKLHECGLPKEMAAELFKPFIIRKMIERGIVKTVKSAKKIVDKKEPIVWDILENALKGHPVMLNRAPTLHRLGIQAFQPKLIEGKAIQLHPLVCTAFNADFDGDQMAVHVPLGHAAILEAQILMLASHNILNPSNGAPVAVPSQDMVLGLYYLTKSKKNLPNDVVKGEGKTFYSADEVVIAVNEKAVDLHAQIKIKITNALDGDKLVTKIIETTAGRVLFNIVVPHEVGFINELLTKKSLRDIIGMIVKKTGMAKTAKFLDDIKELGFKTAFRGGLSFNLGDIQTPIEKMKIIGEAQVQVDEVISNYNMGFITNNERYNQIIDIWTHTNSKVTKKVLDNLSTDRQGFNPVFMMLDSGARGSKEQIKQLSGMRGLMAKPQKAGDTTTSIIENPVLSNFREGLSILEYFISTHGARKGLADTALKTADAGYLTRRLVDVAQDVIINEADCGTLRGLSMTALKNNDDIVEALYDRILGRTTVSDIYHPTTGDLIIGGGEVITEDIAVTIDKSPIETVDIRSVLTCESRSGVCAKCYGRNLSNGRLVQLGEAVGVIAAQSIGEPGTQLTLRTFHVGGTASNTAASSALIAKHDGVLEIDELRTVERLNNEGVKSNIVIGRSTEMRITDSNTGITLTTGNVPYGSSLYVKPGAKVKKGDLICDWDPYNAVIVSEFGGSVEFEHIKENVTFREESDEQTGFREKVIIESRDKTMSPLIRIVDKKGESLKSYNIPVSAHIIVNEGAKIEPGQVLVKIPRVTGKTGDITGGLPRVTELFEARNPSNPAVVSEIDGIVTFGKIKRGNREVVVEAKTGEQRRYLVNLSKHILVQENDFVKAGDALSDGAVSPGDILAIKGPTAVQEYLVNEIQEVYRLQGQKLNDKHFETIVRQMMRKVEIVDPGDTMFLEQQLINKGDFMTQNDEIFGKKVVIEPGDSSELKRGQIITARRLRDENSVLRRKDKQLIEARDAVPATANPILQGITRASLQTNSWISAASFQETTKVLNEAAVNGKVDTLLGLKENVIVGHLIPAGTGLRQYEKLVVGSKEEYERLMASKEEVEEEA; from the coding sequence ATGGCGTTAAGAAGAGATAACAAACAAAAGTCAAATTTTTCGAAAATCACCATCAGTTTAGCTTCTCCTGAAACTATTCTGCGTCGCTCAAGCGGTGAGGTCTTAAAACCTGAAACCATTAATTACCGGACTTACAAACCTGAAAGAGACGGTTTGTTCTGCGAACGTATTTTTGGCCCGGTTAAGGATTACGAGTGCCATTGCGGTAAATACAAACGTATCCGTTACAAAGGGATTGTTTGCGACCGTTGTGGTGTTGAGGTTACTGAAAAGAAAGTACGTCGTGAACGTATGGGACACATCAATTTAGTTGTGCCTGTTGCTCACATCTGGTACTTCCGTTCGTTACCAAATAAAATTGGTTACTTATTAGGTTTACCTACTAAGAAATTAGATATGATTATTTACTACGAACGTTATGTAGTAATTAATGCAGGTGCTGCGGCAGAAAATGGTATCAACTACCTTGACTTCTTAACGGAAGAAGAATATCTAAACGTTGTTGATACTCTTCCAAAAGAAAATGCTTTATTAGATGATGCAGATCCTAATAAATTTATTGCTAAAATGGGAGCTGAGTCAATTGCTGACTTGTTATCACGTTTAAATCTTGACGATTTATCTTACGATCTTCGTCACAAAGCAAATACAGAAACATCACAACAACGTAAAAACGAAGCACTAAAACGTTTACAAGTTATTGAGGCTTTCCGACAAGCTAACCAAAACGTAGTGAATCGTCCTGAGTGGATGATCGTTAAAGTTGTTCCAGTTATTCCACCAGAATTACGTCCTTTAGTTCCATTGGATGGTGGTCGTTTCGCTACTTCCGATTTAAATGACTTATACCGTCGTGTTATTATTCGTAATAACCGTTTAAAGCGTTTAATTGAAATTAAAGCTCCAGATGTAATCTTACGTAATGAAAAACGTATGTTACAAGAGTCAGTAGATTCATTATTCGATAACTCTCGTAAATCTAATGCAGTTAAAACTGATAGCAACCGTCCTTTAAAATCATTATCTGATTCATTAAAAGGTAAACAAGGCCGTTTCCGTCAAAACTTATTAGGTAAACGTGTGGATTATTCTGCTCGTTCGGTAATTGTTGTAGGGCCAGAATTAAAATTACATGAGTGTGGATTGCCAAAAGAAATGGCAGCTGAATTATTCAAACCGTTTATCATTCGTAAAATGATTGAGCGTGGTATTGTTAAGACAGTAAAATCTGCTAAAAAAATTGTAGATAAAAAAGAACCGATTGTTTGGGATATTTTAGAAAACGCTTTAAAAGGGCATCCGGTAATGTTAAACCGTGCCCCAACATTACACAGACTAGGTATTCAAGCTTTCCAACCAAAATTAATTGAAGGAAAGGCTATTCAATTACATCCTTTGGTTTGTACTGCATTTAACGCCGATTTTGATGGGGATCAAATGGCTGTTCACGTTCCGTTGGGACATGCAGCAATTTTGGAAGCTCAAATTTTGATGTTAGCGTCACATAATATTCTTAATCCATCTAATGGTGCACCGGTAGCGGTTCCATCTCAGGATATGGTGTTAGGTTTATATTATTTGACTAAATCTAAAAAGAATTTACCTAACGACGTTGTTAAAGGAGAAGGTAAAACTTTCTATAGCGCTGATGAAGTAGTAATTGCTGTTAATGAAAAAGCAGTTGATCTTCACGCACAAATTAAAATTAAAATTACCAATGCACTTGATGGTGATAAATTAGTAACTAAAATAATTGAAACAACTGCAGGCCGTGTGTTATTTAACATCGTAGTGCCTCATGAAGTTGGTTTCATTAACGAGTTATTAACTAAGAAATCGTTACGTGACATCATTGGTATGATTGTTAAGAAAACAGGTATGGCTAAAACAGCTAAGTTTCTTGATGATATTAAAGAATTAGGTTTCAAAACGGCTTTCAGAGGTGGATTATCATTTAACTTAGGAGATATTCAAACTCCGATTGAGAAAATGAAAATTATTGGTGAAGCGCAAGTTCAGGTTGATGAGGTAATCAGCAACTACAACATGGGTTTCATTACCAACAATGAGCGTTACAATCAGATCATTGACATCTGGACGCACACCAACTCAAAAGTTACTAAAAAAGTACTTGATAACTTAAGCACAGATCGCCAAGGATTTAATCCGGTGTTTATGATGCTAGACTCAGGTGCTCGTGGATCTAAAGAACAAATTAAACAGTTGAGTGGAATGCGTGGTTTGATGGCTAAGCCTCAAAAAGCGGGTGATACTACAACTTCAATTATTGAAAACCCAGTATTATCGAATTTCCGTGAAGGTCTTTCGATTTTAGAGTACTTTATTTCAACTCACGGTGCGCGTAAAGGTTTAGCGGATACGGCTTTAAAAACTGCCGATGCTGGTTACTTAACCCGTCGTTTAGTTGACGTGGCGCAAGATGTTATTATCAATGAAGCAGATTGCGGAACCCTTCGTGGATTAAGCATGACAGCATTGAAAAATAATGATGATATCGTTGAAGCATTATATGACCGTATTTTAGGACGTACAACTGTTAGTGATATTTACCATCCAACAACTGGTGATTTAATCATTGGTGGTGGAGAAGTAATTACGGAAGATATCGCTGTGACAATTGACAAATCGCCAATTGAAACGGTTGATATTCGTTCGGTATTAACATGTGAATCACGTTCAGGTGTTTGTGCAAAATGTTACGGCCGTAACTTATCTAACGGACGTTTAGTTCAGTTAGGTGAAGCTGTAGGTGTAATTGCTGCACAGTCTATTGGTGAACCAGGTACACAGTTAACATTACGTACTTTCCACGTGGGTGGTACGGCATCGAATACTGCTGCATCGAGTGCATTGATTGCTAAACATGATGGTGTTCTTGAAATTGATGAGTTACGTACTGTTGAGCGTTTAAATAACGAAGGAGTAAAATCTAACATTGTTATCGGACGTTCTACTGAAATGCGTATTACTGATTCAAATACCGGTATTACTTTAACAACAGGTAATGTACCTTACGGTTCAAGCTTGTATGTTAAGCCAGGTGCTAAGGTTAAGAAAGGTGATTTGATTTGTGATTGGGATCCGTATAACGCAGTTATCGTTTCTGAATTTGGAGGTAGTGTTGAATTTGAGCATATCAAAGAAAACGTTACGTTCCGTGAAGAAAGTGATGAACAAACAGGTTTCCGTGAAAAAGTAATTATCGAAAGTAGAGATAAAACAATGAGTCCATTGATTCGTATCGTGGATAAAAAAGGTGAATCTCTTAAATCATATAATATTCCGGTAAGTGCACACATCATTGTAAATGAAGGTGCGAAGATTGAACCAGGACAAGTGTTAGTTAAGATTCCTCGTGTTACAGGTAAAACAGGTGATATCACCGGTGGTTTACCTCGTGTAACTGAGTTATTTGAAGCTCGTAATCCTAGTAATCCAGCTGTTGTAAGTGAGATTGATGGAATTGTGACTTTTGGTAAAATTAAACGCGGTAACCGTGAAGTAGTTGTTGAAGCAAAAACAGGCGAACAACGTCGTTATTTAGTGAACTTAAGTAAACACATCTTGGTTCAGGAAAATGATTTTGTAAAAGCTGGTGATGCTTTATCTGATGGTGCTGTAAGCCCTGGAGATATTTTAGCAATTAAAGGGCCAACTGCCGTTCAGGAATACTTAGTAAATGAAATCCAAGAGGTTTACCGTTTACAAGGTCAAAAACTTAATGATAAACATTTTGAAACTATTGTTCGTCAAATGATGCGTAAGGTTGAGATTGTTGATCCAGGTGATACTATGTTCTTAGAGCAACAGTTAATCAATAAAGGCGACTTTATGACTCAAAACGACGAAATTTTTGGTAAAAAAGTTGTTATTGAGCCAGGAGACAGTTCTGAATTGAAACGCGGACAAATAATCACTGCACGTAGATTGCGTGATGAGAACTCCGTATTAAGACGTAAGGATAAACAACTGATAGAAGCTAGAGATGCAGTTCCTGCAACGGCAAATCCAATTCTTCAAGGTATTACCCGTGCTTCCTTACAAACTAATAGCTGGATTTCAGCTGCATCTTTCCAAGAAACTACAAAAGTATTGAACGAAGCTGCAGTTAACGGTAAAGTGGATACTTTATTAGGATTAAAAGAAAACGTAATTGTTGGACATTTAATTCCTGCTGGTACCGGTTTACGTCAATACGAAAAACTAGTAGTTGGAAGTAAAGAAGAATACGAACGCTTAATGGCTTCTAAAGAAGAAGTTGAAGAGGAAGCTTAG